In the genome of Cryptomeria japonica chromosome 8, Sugi_1.0, whole genome shotgun sequence, one region contains:
- the LOC131049238 gene encoding glycine-rich cell wall structural protein 1-like has protein sequence MSKIEPNNQTPLKEARKGGLVAGWWSGGQWVAAGWRLSGWAVVGGGPGRVVWATDGGQEQSDGGVAWAAQASRGPGAVGGDGGAGPPEGAGRGGLQGDAAGAAVGGGRMVGGQRLVPVRGWVGDGKG, from the exons ATGTCCAAGATAGAGCCAAACAACCAAACCCCCCTGAAAGAGGCCAGAAAAGGAGGTCTGGTGGCTGGGTGGTGGTCTGGTGGTCAATGGGTGGCGGCTGGGTGGCGCCTCAGTGGCTGGGCGGTGGTCG GTGGCGGTCCAGGCAGAGTAGTGTGGGCTACTGATGGCGGCCAGGAGCAGAGCGATGGCGGGGTGGCATGGGCTGCACAAGCGAGTAGGGGGCCGGGGGCTGTAGGTGGCGACGGTGGTGCAGGTCCACCGGAGGGTGCCGGGCGGGGGGGGCTGCAGGGAGATGCTGCGGGAGCTGCTGTCGGAGGGGGCCGAATGGTAGGGGGCCAGAGGCTAGTGCCAGTCAGGGGCTGGGTTGGTGATGGCAAGGGCTGA